TGGCCGCCGGTGAGGATCGCGAGGTCCTCGAGCATGGCCTTGCGGCGATCGCCGAAGCCCGGCGCCTTGACGGCCGCGACCTTGAGGCCGCCACGCAGGCGGTTGACGACCAGCGTGGCCAGCGCCTCGCCTTCGACGTCCTCGGCGATGATGACGAGCGGCTTGCCCGACTGCACCACGGCTTCGAGCACCGGCAACATGGCCTGCAGGCCCGAGAGCTTCTTCTCGTGCAGGAGGATGTAGGCGTCCTCCAGCTCGGCGGTCATCTTCTCGGCGTTGGTGACGAAGTAGGGCGACAGATAGCCGCGGTCGAACTTCATGCCCTCGACGATGTCGACCTCGGTGTCGAGCGACTTGTTCTCCTCGACGGTAATGACGCCCTCGTTGCCGACCTTCTGCATCGCCTGGGCGATCATCTTGCCGATGGCGGCATCGCCGTTGGCCGAGATGGTGCCGACCTGGGCGACCTCGGAGGAGGCGGCGACCGGCTTGGCGCGCTTCTCGATGTCCTTGATCACGGCCGCAACCGCGCTGTCGATGCCGCGCTTGAGATCCATCGGGTTCATGCCGGCGGCAACCGCCTTGGCGCCTTCGCGCACGATGGCCTGGGCCAGCACGGTCGCGGTGGTGGTGCCGTCGCCGGCGAGGTCGTTGGTCTTGGAGGCGACCTCACGCACCATCTGGGCGCCCATGTTCTCGAACTTGTCCTCGAGCTCGATCTCCTTGGCGACGGTGACGCCGTCCTTGGTGATGCGGGGCGCGCCGAAGCTCTTCTCGATGACGACGTTGCGGCCCTTGGGGCCGAGCGTCACCTTGACGGCGTTGGCGAGAATGTCGACGCCGCGCAGCATGCGATCGCGCGCGTCTCCGGAAAACTTGACGTCTTTGGCAGCCATTTCTGCAATCCCTCGTGTTTCGTGATGTGTCTTGCCGCTGGTTCGGAACGATGGATGCCCGGATCGTCCGATCCGGGCATGACATTCAGCGGCTGTTCAGGCGGACGGCCTTAGGCCAGAACGCCCATGATGTCCGACTCCTTCATGATCAGGAGCTCTTCATTGTCGATCTTGACCTCGGTGCCCGACCACTTGCCGAACAGCACGCGGTCGCCGACCTTGAGGTCGATCGGGATCAGCTTGCCGGTCTCGTCGCGGCCGCCGGGGCCGACGGCGACGATTTCGCCCTGGGACGGCTTTTCCTTGGCGGTGTCGGGAATGATGATGCCGCCCTTGGTCTTTTCCTCGGCGTCGATACGTTTGACCACGACACGGTCATGCAGCGGACGAAATTTGGATTTAGCCATGACGTTTCCCTTTGGAGGCTCGCTTCGGAAGTAGTGGAAGTGGGTGGGGCGGCGCTTCCGTCCAACCTCTCCCCGAGGACCGAACGGCGCGCTTAGCAATCGGGCTTTCCGAGTGCTAATAGTGCGCCCGGAAATATGGCTTGGCCGCGATCCTGTCAAGCAAAGGTGGTTAAGCGATTGTTGAGGCGGATATAGGATGGTGGCATCGGAAACTCGTTCGGGGCATCGGCGTATCAAAGGACGTCATTGCTCCGGCATCGATTTTGCGCTTGGCTGCGGGAGGGGTGCGGCCGTGGTCTTGTTGGGGGGAATGCCATGATCAGTTCAGCTCGCGCGCGCACGGTGGCCAATCTTGCCGCCGCCTCCTGTCTGGCGCTGCTGCTGGGCGCCTGCGGTGGCGGCTTCAGCCTGCCGTCCTTGACGTCCTCTCCGCCGCCGCCCGCGGCCGAACCGGGAGTTGCTCCCGAAATGCCCGCAACGATCCGCGCCGACGAGATCGTCGGCCGCTGGGGTCTCGCCTCGTTCCAGAACCCGGCCGATCGCGCCCGTACCGAAGCGGCGGCCAGGGCCCAGTGCAGGAATCCCTATGTGATCACCGCCGGTTCCTCCGGCGGCGTGATCATGCATCTGGCCGACCAGGCGACGCCGCAGGAGCTGCGGCTGAAGGGCTCGCCCAGCGGCAAGAACTACATTGGGCCCGCTGGTCCCACCCCCGGCGACCAGGACCGCGAGATCGTCTCCTTCGACGGCCGCGTGCTGATCACCCGCTTCATCGACAAGGACGCCGCGGTCCGTTACGGCAACATGGTCTACGTCCGCTGCGCGCCTCGGGCGTGATAATCGTTTCCGTCATTCCGGGGCGCGCGAAGCGCGAACCCGGAATCTCGAGATTCCGGGTTCGGTCCTGCGGACCGCCCCGGAATGACAGAGTGAGATAAATCCCCAAAACAAAAACGCCGGCCCGGGGCCGGCGTTTTGCTTTTCCGTATGCTCTCCGCTCAGTCGAACAGCGCGTCGATGTCGTCCTGCGAGGCATGGCCGACGTCGCCGGCAAGCTTCGGGCCGTTGAGAAGCTTCTCTTCTTCGGTGCGGTTGTCGACATGCGCATGTGCGGGCACATGGGCCTTGATCGCGTCGACGCCGCCCCAGATCTCCATCATCGCATTGATGTGCTGCTCGATGAACTTCATCGTGCCCATGACCTTGCTGATGCGCTGGCCGGTCAGGTCCTGGAAGTTGCAGGCTTCGAAGATCGAGATGACGCGCTCCTGGATATCGTCGGCGAGCCGCTTCTGCTGATCGGCCGATTGCACCTTGGACATCGCGCTGGCCGCCTGGTCGATCGATTCGGCGGCTTCGAGAATCTGCTGGGTCGCCTGCTCGGTGCCGCCGACGACCGCGCCGAGCTCGCCATTGACCTTGGCCATCTCGCCGCCGTCGAAGCTCTTGCCGTGCAGCGTCGCGATCTCGCGCTTGGTGCGATCGATGGCGTCGTGGATGAGGTCGAGTTCGACCTTCAGCTTCTCGCACTGCTCGATCTGCGCACGATAGGTATCGAGCATGGTGCGGGCTTCGGCAAGCTCGTGTGCCGTGGAGGCGTCGATCGCCGCCATGGCAGCGCTGCCGGACAAGGGCACGGAGCCCTTCGCCATCTGTGCACGGATCGCACGCAGCTCGGCCATGATCTCGCTATGCATCGGAGTCGCCTCTTCGGTTACGTCGAGAATGGGCATCTCGCCACCGGCGATATCTTCGACACGGAAACGCTTGCGGTGAACAGCCATCAGAAAACTCCCCCCACCTCACTCACGCGTCTTTGTAGGCAGAAGCGATTTAACACGAAGTTCACAGCCGGAACTGTTGTGCTTGCGTCGCGCGACGCTGCGCAAAGAAGCGATTAACCATGGCCGTGCGGCGTTCACCGAAAATAAACGCTGATCGCCGAATTGGCCCGCGCCCGACGACGTGGTGAATCAAAACGGCTGATACGTTTACCAAACAAAACGGCTTTTGCCTTTTATTGACCACGTCGCGGCGGTCGATCAGCCAGGCGCCTTCCACGACGCATGTGATCTAGACGAAACAGTACAGAGTACGTCGATGTTCAAGAAAATGTCTGTCGCGCTGCTCGGCAGCGCTTGCACCTTCATGGCCGGCGCGAACGGCGCCAGCGCCTTCGACAACACGGTGCCGAACGATCCGCCTGCAGTGCTCTACGCGCCGCAAGTGCCGCCGGCGCCGGTACGTGTCGCCTCCAACGCGAACCTGGGCGGCGGCTTCATCGAGTTCCTGTTCGGCGACGGCCCGGGCCGCGGTCCGGCCTATGCGCCGGAGCGACCGGTGTATCAGCAGCAGCCGGCCTATTACGACCAGCGCCGTCTGCCGCCGATGGGCGAGCCGCAGATGCAAGGCGGGTATCAACAAGGCGGATATCAGCAAGGCGCGCTCCAGCAGGACGCGGTCGATCCGCGGCAGCGTCCATTCGATCCGAAGTTCGAGAAGCAACTCGTCGACTATGGCGGCAGGGAAAGCCCCGGCACGATCGTGGTCGATACGCCGAACAAGTTCCTCTATCTCGTCGAGGGTAACGGCCGGGCGATGCGCTACGGCATCGGCGTGGGCCGTCCCGGCTTCACCTGGTCCGGCGTGAAATCGATCACGGCCAAGCGCGAATGGCCGGCCTGGACGCCGCCGGCGGAAATGCTCGCGCGCCGCCCCGACCTTCCGAGGCACATGGAAGGCGGCCCGGAAAATCCGCTCGGGGCGCGCGCGATGTATCTCGGCTCGACGCTCTACCGCATCCACGGCTCCAACGAGCCCTGGACCATCGGCACCAACGTCTCCTCCGGCTGCATCCGCATGCGCAACGAGGACGTCATCGACCTCTACGGCCGCGTCAATGTCGGCACCAAGGTCGTGGTGATGTGAGGCGCCACACGCTCGATGCGGGCCTCAACTCGGCATTCCCGCCGGGTGGGCGGCATCGAAGGCGTGCGTGCCTCCGGCGTACGCCTCAGCCGGGTCTAAACTCGCTGGCGGTGCCGCGACCCCAGCCGCGGGGCAACGGAGCAGCGCCGACGAGTTGACGGATGGGAATGCGGTGCGCCAGCGGAGCGGTTCAACCGCAGTGCCGACAGCTCCGCCTTCCTAACACGTTCGTGCAATCCTTCCAGCTCGCACAATTCGGTGATGAGATGTGTCGTAGCGTCGGTCAAGGTTGCAATGCGCTGCTGAAGTGAACTCATCATTAAACCCCCGACTATAGCCAAGAACGGCAGGGTGTGTGGCATGAGCAATGTGTTCTTCGAGTTGAACACCCATGTCCGCATTTGGAAATCCGGGACTCTACGGCCGCGCGTGTCAGAAGGCGGATTCGCTTTTCATGGTGAACTTAGGCACGTCGGGCAACGTCAGCTCAGTGAAGTCCAATAGCGCACGCATTAGTCATACTATATCGAACGGCTTCGCCTGCATGTGGCAAAGGCAGTTGAGCTACGCGCAAAAGAAAACGGCCGCCGAGAAGGCGGCCGTTCCACATCTACGGGATGATTGCTCACGCGTAATCGCTGCCGCCATCGTCGTCGCCGCCAAAGTCGCTGTCGGCCACGTCCATGTTGTCACCGTTATCGTCGTAGTGCTGATCGTTGTTGTTCCGATCGTCGTTCGACGCCTGGTCGAAGAAGCCCTGGCGGGAATCGCCCTTGGAGCCGATGTCGTTGAGGCCGGCGTCGCGCGCCAGCGATCCGCTGGACTCGTCGCTGCCGCCCCAGGGGCTTCCGCCAGCGCTGCGGTCGCCGAGCGCATTGGTGTCGCCAAAAGCCTGCTGATGCGATCCGCCCATCATGCCGCGGATGCTGGACAGCAGCAGCGAGCCGCCGACCACGCCAGCGGCGGCCGCCGCTGCCGTGCCGAGGAACGAGCCGCCACCACCGCCGGCCGGGGGCGCGCCCTGGCCGGGACCTTGGCCGTAAGCCTGTCCGTAAGGCGGCTGACCATAACCCGGCTGGGTCTGCTGCATGGCCTGGCCGGTATTCCACATGGGCCGCTGCTCGCGCGGCGGCACGTTTGGAACCGAGCCGCGGGATGGGCCGCCGCCGAACAGCGTGTCACGCATGGTGTCGAGAAAGCCGCCGGACTGCGGCTGCTCGGGCGCTTGCCCCGCTTCCAGCTCCTGGATGCGGTTATGGGCCCGCTTCAGCGCTTCATCCTGCAACAGCGTGGTCTGCACCAGCGCGTAGATCGCGCCGGGCGCCTTGCGCAGCCCCTCGGAGATCGCTGCGGTCGCATCGGGATCGCGCGGTGCATTCTCCAGCTTTGAAAGCCGGTCGAAAAGGTCGTCAA
This genomic stretch from Bradyrhizobium daqingense harbors:
- the groL gene encoding chaperonin GroEL (60 kDa chaperone family; promotes refolding of misfolded polypeptides especially under stressful conditions; forms two stacked rings of heptamers to form a barrel-shaped 14mer; ends can be capped by GroES; misfolded proteins enter the barrel where they are refolded when GroES binds) gives rise to the protein MAAKDVKFSGDARDRMLRGVDILANAVKVTLGPKGRNVVIEKSFGAPRITKDGVTVAKEIELEDKFENMGAQMVREVASKTNDLAGDGTTTATVLAQAIVREGAKAVAAGMNPMDLKRGIDSAVAAVIKDIEKRAKPVAASSEVAQVGTISANGDAAIGKMIAQAMQKVGNEGVITVEENKSLDTEVDIVEGMKFDRGYLSPYFVTNAEKMTAELEDAYILLHEKKLSGLQAMLPVLEAVVQSGKPLVIIAEDVEGEALATLVVNRLRGGLKVAAVKAPGFGDRRKAMLEDLAILTGGQLISEELGIKLENVTVKMLGRAKKVVIDKENTTIVNGAGKKPDIEARVGQIKAQIEETTSDYDREKLQERLAKLAGGVAVIRVGGATEIEVKEKKDRVEDALNATRAAVQEGIVPGGGVALLRAKKAVGRLSNDNADVQAGINIVLKALEAPVRQISENAGIEGSIVVGKILENKSETFGFDAQNEAYVDMVEKGIIDPAKVVRTALQDASSVAGLLVTTEAMVAEMPKKEAPPAMPAGGGMGGF
- a CDS encoding co-chaperone GroES, with the translated sequence MAKSKFRPLHDRVVVKRIDAEEKTKGGIIIPDTAKEKPSQGEIVAVGPGGRDETGKLIPIDLKVGDRVLFGKWSGTEVKIDNEELLIMKESDIMGVLA
- a CDS encoding protein phosphatase CheZ — protein: MAVHRKRFRVEDIAGGEMPILDVTEEATPMHSEIMAELRAIRAQMAKGSVPLSGSAAMAAIDASTAHELAEARTMLDTYRAQIEQCEKLKVELDLIHDAIDRTKREIATLHGKSFDGGEMAKVNGELGAVVGGTEQATQQILEAAESIDQAASAMSKVQSADQQKRLADDIQERVISIFEACNFQDLTGQRISKVMGTMKFIEQHINAMMEIWGGVDAIKAHVPAHAHVDNRTEEEKLLNGPKLAGDVGHASQDDIDALFD
- a CDS encoding L,D-transpeptidase, translating into MFKKMSVALLGSACTFMAGANGASAFDNTVPNDPPAVLYAPQVPPAPVRVASNANLGGGFIEFLFGDGPGRGPAYAPERPVYQQQPAYYDQRRLPPMGEPQMQGGYQQGGYQQGALQQDAVDPRQRPFDPKFEKQLVDYGGRESPGTIVVDTPNKFLYLVEGNGRAMRYGIGVGRPGFTWSGVKSITAKREWPAWTPPAEMLARRPDLPRHMEGGPENPLGARAMYLGSTLYRIHGSNEPWTIGTNVSSGCIRMRNEDVIDLYGRVNVGTKVVVM
- a CDS encoding DUF2076 domain-containing protein; its protein translation is MTPQERQLVDDLFDRLSKLENAPRDPDATAAISEGLRKAPGAIYALVQTTLLQDEALKRAHNRIQELEAGQAPEQPQSGGFLDTMRDTLFGGGPSRGSVPNVPPREQRPMWNTGQAMQQTQPGYGQPPYGQAYGQGPGQGAPPAGGGGGSFLGTAAAAAAGVVGGSLLLSSIRGMMGGSHQQAFGDTNALGDRSAGGSPWGGSDESSGSLARDAGLNDIGSKGDSRQGFFDQASNDDRNNNDQHYDDNGDNMDVADSDFGGDDDGGSDYA